The Sulfitobacter sp. HNIBRBA3233 genome segment ACCGGCCCGTCCATCGTGTCGAGCTGAAGATCGCGCATCACTGCGGCGGCATCGTCGGGCAGGCGCGCGATGGCTTCGCGTTCCAGATTGGTCGCGGGGATTACATCCTCGGTCAGGCCCTCGACGGTGATGTTGCCATCGGCGTCTTTCATCGTGGCCAGCAGTTGCACGAGGGTCCAGATCGGGTTCGGCACCACGCCACCGTAGTTGCCGGAGTGGACATCCCGCGCGGCCCCTTTCGCCACCAGATCGAAGGAGGCGACGCCGCGCACACCGAAGGTGATGATGGGCTTGCCGCTTTCGTGCAGGGGGCCGTCCGATGTGACCACCAGATCGGCGTGAAGCCGGTCGCGGTTGTCGCGCACGAAATCCGCGATCTGCGGAGAGCCGATTTCCTCTTCGCCCTCCAGCAGGAAGGTGATGTTGCACGGCAGCGTGCCGTTGACCTTCAGGTGCGTCTCGATCGCGAGAAGCTGGGCGAAATGCTGTCCCTTGTTGTCCCCGATGCCGCGCGCCCAGATCCGCCCGTCGCGGATGGTGGGCTCGAACGGGGGGCTGATCCATGCCTCCAGCGGGTCCGGCGGCTGCACGTCGTAATGCCCGTAAAGCAGGACAGTGGGCTTTGCCGGATCAACCTTCAGATGCCCCAGCACGAAGGGATGGCCGGGGGTCTCGACCAGCCCTGCGTCAAATCCCAGACCGCCAAGGTGGTCCACCAGCATTTGCGCCACTTCGCGGATGCCGATGTTATGCGCAGAGATGGACGGGTG includes the following:
- a CDS encoding M20/M25/M40 family metallo-hydrolase, with the translated sequence MTEALFRHIDENADSFVERVMKYVSHPSISAHNIGIREVAQMLVDHLGGLGFDAGLVETPGHPFVLGHLKVDPAKPTVLLYGHYDVQPPDPLEAWISPPFEPTIRDGRIWARGIGDNKGQHFAQLLAIETHLKVNGTLPCNITFLLEGEEEIGSPQIADFVRDNRDRLHADLVVTSDGPLHESGKPIITFGVRGVASFDLVAKGAARDVHSGNYGGVVPNPIWTLVQLLATMKDADGNITVEGLTEDVIPATNLEREAIARLPDDAAAVMRDLQLDTMDGPVERPYWDRLMFHPTLTINGLHGGYGGQGSKTVLPNEAIAKCDVRLVEPLTPTHVFERIEAHVAAHAPGVEVVRHNGMLPSKTPLDSPFAAPIIRAIKAARGVDPLLYPTVGGSLPDYVFTKILGKPAFVVPYANADEANHAPNENLEIDLFIAGIKTGAALLDELGRLDLPQKAAE